In a genomic window of Halobiforma lacisalsi AJ5:
- a CDS encoding DUF7557 family protein, translated as MINTLEIDDDLMDRIESHRDEGQSPEEFVAELVAMYETEGTFLQEGYSE; from the coding sequence ATGATAAACACGCTCGAGATCGACGACGACCTCATGGACCGTATCGAAAGCCACCGCGACGAGGGCCAGTCCCCCGAGGAGTTCGTCGCCGAACTGGTCGCGATGTACGAGACGGAAGGAACCTTCCTCCAGGAGGGCTACTCCGAGTAG
- a CDS encoding helix-hairpin-helix domain-containing protein, with amino-acid sequence MDPIEIRETIPALEFHLDDRNDRIRAVIEDVSGVGPATSKAIAREYDSLADLRGTGWDRLESVPLPVLKVTFLIHSIYNT; translated from the coding sequence ATGGATCCGATCGAGATCCGTGAGACGATTCCCGCGCTCGAGTTCCACCTGGACGACCGCAACGACCGGATTCGGGCCGTCATCGAGGATGTCTCCGGCGTCGGGCCGGCGACCTCGAAGGCGATCGCCCGCGAGTACGACTCGCTCGCCGACTTGCGCGGGACCGGTTGGGACCGCCTCGAGTCCGTCCCCCTACCCGTGCTAAAGGTTACATTCCTAATCCACAGCATCTATAACACATAA
- a CDS encoding triose-phosphate isomerase: protein MGLSYPLFLVNLKTAEGTAGDDGLAVAETIDRVASETGRRFALAPQLPDLARVAERTDLPVVAQRAVRREEAGIGEVTCEAVAAAGADGVFVTHPGNRLPFSAVGPTLERCAELNLESIVWVESLEAARAALALEPGPDCLLFEQPDDIAAEEGTVRSRPERIAAFVEAVDGIAPETAVFVGGGVRTADDVARAFDCGVDATGAASAAVEALESGDLGPWLRSIAEAVPARLE, encoded by the coding sequence ATGGGGCTGTCGTATCCGCTCTTTCTCGTCAACCTCAAGACCGCCGAGGGGACCGCCGGCGACGACGGCCTCGCGGTCGCCGAAACCATAGACCGGGTCGCGTCCGAGACCGGTCGCCGGTTCGCCCTCGCACCCCAGCTCCCCGACCTCGCGCGGGTCGCCGAGCGGACCGACCTGCCGGTCGTCGCCCAGCGCGCCGTCCGGCGGGAGGAAGCGGGGATCGGCGAGGTCACCTGTGAGGCCGTCGCCGCAGCGGGGGCCGACGGCGTCTTCGTCACCCACCCCGGCAACCGGCTTCCCTTCTCCGCCGTGGGTCCGACCCTCGAGCGCTGTGCGGAACTGAACCTCGAGTCGATCGTCTGGGTCGAGAGTCTCGAGGCGGCCCGCGCTGCGCTCGCGCTCGAGCCGGGGCCCGACTGTCTGCTCTTCGAGCAGCCCGACGACATCGCCGCCGAGGAGGGAACGGTCCGGAGCCGTCCCGAGCGAATCGCGGCGTTCGTCGAAGCGGTCGACGGGATCGCCCCGGAGACGGCAGTGTTCGTCGGCGGCGGGGTCAGGACGGCCGACGACGTGGCTCGGGCGTTCGACTGTGGCGTCGACGCAACCGGTGCGGCTTCGGCCGCAGTCGAGGCGCTCGAGTCCGGCGACCTGGGGCCGTGGCTGCGGTCGATCGCGGAGGCCGTCCCTGCTCGGCTCGAGTGA